The nucleotide window ATTTTTCCACACAATCCAGGGCATACTTAACATATGCTAACATCTGACTTTGAAGTCACTTGATTGGCTTATTACAAATCTGAAGCAAGCTAAGGTGTATTCTGCTGGAAGTGTGGACTGTATTTGTGCAGGTTTCCATGTGCCTTTCTCCTCTGAGTAACAGTCCTGTGTGGGATTGAGCAGCCACTGATAATAAAACAAATCAACTATGTTTATTGGAGCAGCCTTCAAGATGTTCTTGAGAACAATGTAAAGCTTTTTTATGGTAACTTGGGTTTGGTAGGTGTGTTGTCAAGATGAAATTCTGACATGACAGCCATGTCTTTTCCCCAAAAAGTGATTTAATTGAGAAGTTAGGCCCATGTATACTGTTTTTTGCTCATCATCCTTTGCATATAATTATATTGTCTCGTTGTATGGGACACAGTTCCATATAAGAGTTTGACATTTGAAAAGAAGTGCTTCagagaaaaattcaaatgtaTGTTTGTGAGATGTGGTAacataaattatttctctgGAATTTCTAGTAGGTTATCCTCTGGTGACAGGCTGTCAATAAAAATAAGTTCCTATCAGTCTCTTGCATCTGTGGATTTCCGTGACTTAGTATAGCTAAGTGTGTTGTGTGGTTGAAGTACTGGACTGAGATTGGAGCTAACCATGTTCAGTCTCTGAAATTGCCATAGACTTCATGTGACCTGAAGTCATTTCTGTAGCCAGGTGTACTTTGCAGTATTCCCTCAGAGCTGGTCATTTGAAGCAAGAAGACTGCCAAGTTCCTTTTAGCTCACAAAACATAGGTCCTGTGTGGGGCACAGGTGGGAAAGATCAAGAAAAGAGGCATATTCCAAGTCTCAGCATGAAATTGGGATCCAGTTTATGCTTGGCTTTGGGTGCTAGGAAGCACTTCTGCCTGTCATATAGCTCTCTGCCCTGTGTATAAAATAATAGTAACATAGGATAGCAGATTTAGCTTCATCTGACATTGTCAGAATATTGAAGGGAGGCCTCTTAAAGCCTGTCTTGCAAAGAGATACTGGGGATTTATTTACTAACAGAATGTTTCTCATTTGTAGACATGGATGCTGCTTCTGCAGTCTTGTACCAATTAACCGTTCATAGCTAAATGCGTTATTAATTGTAAAGTGAcaaaaaaactgtttttaaagtGATGGAAccagaaagcacattttaagTTTTAATGAGCATCTATAATAAGAATAGGGTTTATTTTATCTTGCTTATGCCCATGACATCCATTTCAAACTATACAAGTTAGTTGCTTTTAGATGCTGAACATTTTGTCTTGACAAGGTGTATACAATATGCAGGTTTTAGAAATGGCATATAATGTTTTAGGAGTTACATGTTACTTAACTTAAAAATACTTGCTAATATATAGACTTAgttaagtgaaaaaaatgtaactgaTCTTGTTATCCACTGCTGCAGGAGAATGGAATAGTCTGGCTGGGACATATTTCCTTCAGTAAGAGTTGTTAGACTTGGTAGGGACAGAAAAGGAATATTACTATGAAGACATGAATCCTAAACATCTCAAGTATATGTTTTGCCTAAATACAATGTAATTGATACTCAAGTAGCAACGCATGATATCtgaactcaggaaaaaaataagagaaagaagCTTTATAGCTACTACTTAACCCAGGCAGTGTCTTCTGGAAATTCCAAAAGAAGCTGTTCCTAAATGCTGATGAGGATTAGACTGTCCtgaaaaaagcataaaatgcTGCTAAGACTCAAGAGGTGTCCAATCCATAAGCATACCCCACAGCTTTGTATTATTCACAGACTGAAATAAAGCACAGTCATCACAGCTTCTTTATTCCAAACATAGCTAAACTGGCAGGAGAGGTAGTGTCTGTACTGACTTAGGCTGGCATATTTGCCCTGAGGTTATTACATTTCTCACCCTGAGGTTACCAGTGAGCCCCAATGTAAAGggaaggtttaaaaaaaagtattgcttTGTGGCAAAATCATTTTATGAAGTTGGAGGGACAGGACTGTGGAGGAATGAGTCAGAAAAGGTGATGGTGTACATTGGATATTGCAACAGGAGTCAGTAGGGTTGCAGAGGCAGTTGAATTTTCATGAGTCACAAGGATGCTTCCCTAAAATCCAGTTACcttcttaaaaattacttttgcatGGTCCGTCAGTGAAAGGTGTTATCATTTCCATGAGCTCAACTTGGAGACACCCACAAAGGGGATTCATTGCCTGTTTTCAACCAAAAAGTGCATCTTGTCTGCTTAATTAAATCTTGAAATTaccctttttatttctgctggtgATTTACTGTCTTTGAACCTGCTACAATTTATTAGATTAATTCAGTGCTGCAAAAGTGTTACTGTGCTATATTCGGGGCTTATCAACAAGTTATGAAAATCATTTAAGATGCAAATGAGAGAAATCTGTTGTATTTCGTCTTCACTATGATACCAGAGCTGCTGTTAGTCTTTAGTTCTCCTAGTTATGGGAACTCTCTCctcttgaatattttatttactgttgaGAATATTGCTTCTATTTCCCAAGTTGGGGATTTGCTTTACAAGGAGAGGATGATACTATTTGAGGGAACTGTGAGTTCCTGGCTGTCTGTACTGGCTTCCAAGTTCATGTGAATTGctcatttatattttcttttttttcccatactAATAACATGTAACTAAAGACACTGAATTGCAAGAAAGTTCGTACCATTGTCTTCCTCCAATATGGCATCTTGTGTTGTAACTGCTAAATAAGTAATGCCACTTGAAGAAAGGTAACCCCACACACAGTCTTTTATGTGATCATTTAATAtgccataaaataaaatagtcttTGGGATTTGAGTGCACTGACCTGCTTTTAGTTGCTGAAGAACAACTTAAATTGATTTCATAGGGAATTGGAGGTGCTCAACACTTTAGAAAATCAGGACATGTATATTCAGGTGCCCAAGTATGCATTCTATATCTTTTCAAAGCCACAGCAAGTAGGAGTGGATTTCAGTTGCCCTCCATAACCAGTAGCTATAACCATGATTATGATGAGGGCTTagtaaaaatcagaaaaagcaaACCTTATGTAGAGAAACATAGCCTTAACCAAGGTTTAAGGGGTGTTTAGCAGCAGTGTGTACGTATTTTATTCATTGATGAGGTTCATTTTGCATAAAAGTGCTGATGACTGTCAGCACCCTGGTCTGTATTTGACATTTGCCCATGGAATATGGTGTTTAGAAATTTCATCAGCTTGAAATATTGCGTGgataatattttcaaagctggATAACTAAGTTCTAAACAGGATTAGCTCTGTGCTTTGATACTGCCATGAACTGTTGGTGATAGAACAGTGAAGCAGTGAATGAAGGAGagccaaaatatttgtttcaagGGTTGTGTTGAATCCTGATTAAGTTGTTGGTGGAAATTCATATGATATTCTCCATAATGGTTAGCTGGGCAGTGTTAATGGCCCCTGAGGTGCCCTGATGGACAGTGCTGTGGGCCCAGGTGGAAGCAGGCACCCACTCTGCCTGACCTGGTACTATTAAGGTTTACTTCTGTCAGCAAACACGGCATTTAAAATGCCAAGGGTTTGAAGGGCCTCATTTTTactattgttatttttctttaagtttgCTGGTTTGTGCTTTAAAATTTCTAGAAGGTCACCTTCTTTGATTTGAGTACCTAGTGATATATTAAGTTTTAACCTGTACATATTTAAACTAGAATGggctaaaatattttactacaTACCTGTAATTTGTAGGACAGTGGGTTTTGGTATTTGTTAGCTTGAGTGTTTCTTTGCGTGTTTATTTTAgtaaattttgtatttatagGCAGCAAAATAGTTAATAGCTTAATTAAAGAGGATCCCAAGTAGCTCTctttcagtttctgtgtttAGCTGGAATATGGCATACCTGCAGTACATCATGTAATTAATCTTCGTGCATGCTACAATTTTTCTTTGGTCACCAGATGTCTActaggaggaagaagaaatctTCCCTATCATCACCTCTCTTATTATTATGCCTTGTTCTGCCCCAACcctgacatttaaaaatcagtcttCCCAGGAGTGATTTAGAGTTTAAAACCTGGAGGTTTTACAGCAGTTTTGAGTGAGCCATACTTGTCACAATTTGCTTTGCACTGTCACTTTGACAGTAGACACCTTTGCTAGAACTGGGGTTCTAAATTGCTGTCTTTTAATCCAAGTTTTATTTAAGAGAAATAACTGCAGGAAAAACCCTGCCTGTGGGTGACAGAGACTTGCATTCTGTGttgtgccctgcagcagagccagctggtgggcagcagcagtaGCACAAGGGTGACTTCAGAAGGGATCTGAGACAGGTACCTTTACTTATGTTCAGGAAGACAGATTTCAGTTTCTGTGGTGACTCTGTCAAAACACTTTAATAGCTTTTCCTCTCACTGTAACGATGTAGCAAACATATTCTTACACACaaggtttggggcttttttctttacccttttaaaatgttaaaataaggCAAAATCCAGGGTTTCAAGTGGACAATATGAACAatatcaataatttattgtacTGATAGGCAGATTCACTGTTCCTTCACTTCATGTACACAATTGTATTTCACATTGCATAGAGAAAAGAGGAGACAAGCACGTAAGACGTTAAATCACTGTGCATGGAGTGGGAGTAAAACAGTGAGAATGAACTGGCTTAACCTTAGttttttgtgtggatttttttcccagcaagaCCCTTTCCAGCACCACCTACCCCTTAACTTTCcaaggctcaggctggagagagcccaAGGCTATTAGGTCATTTCTGAAATGGTATTTTGTTGCTTGAGTTCACCTGAGGAATTCAAGGActcatttcagtgggagttCAATGACTGTAATCTTGAAGGATTGAGCCTCATTGTTTGagacacattttaaataaaattaatttgcttccATATGCTAAATAAGACACAGAAACACATCTGAGAAGTTGTATATAGTTAATCTGCTAACCTGGAATTGCTTCCAAAACAGTTGTACATGGAGGCAGCATAGGTTTATTGGCATTAAGAGACAGCccaatttctttccttctccagtaCTTACTGGGAGCAGTGGCCTGGACATTCATGAAGTTGTCTGGCATAAAATTGGTGTGAAGTAAAAAGGGAGCCaggccaaaaaaaacccaaggatgCAAGAAGATAGGGCTGCTTCATAGTATAgttcccatttaaaaaatacatctctAATATAATAAAAAGCAGAGCCCACCATTTACTAAATTACTAAATTGTTATAAAAtctgtgctgttttttcttcatttattgtCAAACTTTAGTGCTAGTGAGATAGACTAGTAATTCAGTGTAAGATCCAAGGaggcacatttttttaaaatagtcagTTTGTCCTTTACATGGTACAGATACAAGAATCCAGGAGATACACAAACTAGACACCAATAATCTTAGgatattaaatttaattatagaTTACACAGAATATGATGTAAAAACAGCAATTTACTAGAATAATTATAACCTGCAAAATGTGAAAATAGTTTAGAAAATGGATTGTCATATTCTCTGACACAGCAATAGTCATGAAAGGTACACTTATAATATCATATGTTAATCTGTGTATTAACTATACTACCTGTCATTTAGCCAGGATTTCAAGACAGATTAACGgcatttatttctgaagtgcCTATGTTTAAATTCAATAAAACAGCTAGATTGAGAACACTATATTTTTATCAACTACTGTATGGAGATCTATTCCAGATAAATGCTTTGTCTATATGCTATGAATTCATAATGAGAAGAGTAATTGTAAGACTGCAGAGAGTACAACCTGTAAGTGGGTGGTTTgacaactgaaaatatttcttagtgCCTTATTAAATTTTTGAAATCAGACGTGCCAATGTCTCTTTCCTATTTCAGACCTAGATCATATTTAATCTGAAttcatgttttatattttaaaaccccacatttatttgttttgggaaagatgtgtgtatatgtgtagATCTTTTTGTTACGTAGTTTAACAAGAAATGTTGCAAGTGTCAAAGGATATGATGACCACAGCAATGTCAGCAGGTTTAATTTTTCTCCAGCCATGTTTATGAAagcaaaaacccaaccaaaaccaaccctCACATATTTAGTCTCTTTTTGAATATACAGACTGGCCCAAACACTGACATTCTCTTTATCAATCTTATTGTTACAAAAACTGTACATTACAAACAGTATAGAAACAAACTGAAAGGAATGTGCCACACATCCTGGCTAATTTTCTATatgcagtttaaaaatacagccTACTCCCTTATAGTGCACAGTTATTGTGTAGAGTACATCACTAGTTAAGTGGACATGATAGAAGAGCTCTAATTTTCCTCAGCACAGAGAATAAGAGCCAATTCTGCTCGGTAAAGCTTTCCTCCATCAGACAAGGCCATGATGCTTTTCTTGTATGTTGCAAGGTTGGTAATGTCTAATTCCTATTTAAAGAACAGATAATGCTTTATAATCCTGTTTAGTTATCAGCACAAACAAGTTTACTTCCAATGGcaggaaatgagagaaaatcCCAGGTATTCTCAGGCTGTCCAACAGTAACAcactaaaatgtttttatatatttgtatgttATCCATTATATGATAGCCATATGTTAGCTTGCTGCTAGCTGGTGTCTCAGAGGCAAGCAAGCTCTTGACAATGTGACTGTGTAATCAAAACTCCCCTAGTTCAGGATTTACACTGCTATTATTTCCACCACAATTTTTAGTTGTACTTTGACTTCAGGAATTATGACTTAGAAGCTCTATATTTATCTTATTAGGGTGGATTAAAGCGTCcttaaaatccaaattaaatCTAATCTCTAAGAGGAAAGAAGCCCTCTAGGATtacctttttgttcttttcacaGAGATCCTTCAGTAGGGCATCAAGTTCATTTTCATCTATATAGCCATTACCATCCTGAAAAATACCATTAAAGATaagtttaaacatttatttttaaatgttaaaaataaatttttcgTTTCAGACATTATGGCTAGTTCTccacaaattcagaaaataagtGCCAATAAGCTACACCactaataaaaacattttttaaagacttaCTTGATCATACATCTCAAAGGCATTATTGAATTCTTTTGCACACATTTTGACACCCTAAAtgccaaaaggaaaacaaatccatTAATGACACCAGTTATGTGTGATGTAACAGGTTACCTGAAGAATGTGAATATTCATACCTgaaatttaataagaaaattttcCTGTACAGGGAGCAGtctttggagagaaaaaaaacaaaggtcAAAATATTTAACTGTTCCCATTACAGCACTTGGTATATGATATTTCttgtgaaaagaaacagaagacatACCTGGCCAGTTCAGTAAGCTCCAACTTTCCATCATTGTTTGCATCAAACATCCTGAGCTGAAAGAATATATAAATTTACATTgctaataaaaattaatcaacCTAATGAAGAAAACACTTATTTGGAAAACTTAAATCCAATTAACTTTGTCCTGAAATGATGTCCCCAGGTCACATTTACTGTGTAATACGTTTAAGTACTGACTAAGTAATTTATAGTAATTAATTCTACTGCAAAATCTTGATAAGTAACCAGATAAGCAATTCTGATTAACCTGTGGTAAGGTAGGTCTTAGCCTGCCTACACTGCTGAATGAATGTCCTGTATGAGAAATGTGCATGCTATTATTTATAAATGAGAGGAGTGTTGATGTgataatattttacttttgacTTCATGTCATGATTGGGTAATAGaatcattattttctgttcataaaGATGAAAAACTGTTGGGTTAAGTAAAGTAGAATCCAAGGCATTCAGTTCCCAAGACAGAAAACAATAGATATTTCATTCAATTGAACAGATCTAACTATTTAAGtgaagacaatattttttttttactgtgatatatttaaaaaaaagtgaacagaTGTTGCAGGTGATCCTATTTTCTTGATGGtatgaaaatgggaaaataaatctCTCCAAAGAAGCATAATTAAATTATAGTAATAACTATGTTAATATAATTTCACAAAATAAGTGATTattatttctaataatttttaataactcTACTATTAAAGGTTTTTTCTTTGAGGCCTTGAAAGGATGAGTTCCTGCCActtaaaaagcacaaacagcTTATAATAGCTGTTAGAAGTAGATGAAGATATTGATCCTGCATAGGACTTTCTCTTCCAGTATTTATATCTGTATAGTTCAATTTTTCTACTTTCAAACATTATATTGCACTTGCTGCATAAAAGAGTCACAAAAGCAGCAGACTACAAAACATTGTATTGAAAGCACCACCACCCACACTCCATCCCATCACCTGCAATCACAATAATTTTAGATGTAATTTATAGATAAGAGGAAAAGCAACATCCTGTGCTGATATATATGCATAAACATATATCCTTTTAAAGAAGGAGCTAATGTGATGCAATGAGAAAAGGCCTAATTTCACTTCgttaatacaaaataaatgacAAAGGATACCAGAAAAAAGTAACCAATTCTATGAACATTTATTTCTAGACAGCAGGATGGTTCCTTTTAACACTTCCTTACTTTGTATAAAAGCATCTGCCTTGTGtgcatttcccaggaaaatagATTTGCATTTGAGGGAGGTAAGCAGTGGCAGCTGTGAAGTGaacttattttgtattttgatgAGTTAGTGGCTGgctctgcctgccagcagctgctcaggactgtgtgttttttattatccttctgttttctgtggagATGATTGGAGAGCTgggcttatttttttctcttttaactaaattcttTGTCAATGCATGTCTCTGCAGAGGCCAGAACTTACAGCACACTTTAGGATGGAGGTCAAAAAGCTCCCTGAATGAGAATGTTATCTTCAGCAGCAAATGAACAGTGACAATTGTGTGTAAATTGTTTATACTGGTACAATGAACCAGCAGACTTTTTCCAGGAGAAACACAAGTTTTGTTCAGCCAATTTTAAGCCAATTTGAGGCCAAGTGCATCTACATAGCacatttttgatttttagaagtattttagGATGAAAACAAGctagtaaaacaaaaaaagtaggTTTATACATTTCCTGAAGACCagaattctgtcttttttttttttttcttgaaaagtcCATGCAGAAGTCAGTACTGGTCCTTACCATGGAGTGCCATAACAATGAGATGGATGGATTGTTCAAAGGATGGGCTGACAAAGGAAGCAACAGTTTTGCTATAGTGTTTATCTAAAATATCAATTTTCTGCCTTGAAGCAAGGGGAGAAGGAAAGTGTGAGATATTTGTAAATCTAAGGAAGCCACCATGCAGTGATGTCTTTTAAGACAAGAGACAGACACCACAGCACTGAAAGAAGGCAAAATATAGAAAGTAACGCCAAATTAATTTGATCTAAACAATATAATTATGATAAGAACAATTTTGCTCCTATGAAATGTGAAGACTTTGGTTTTACAGCTAGCAACACAAGGGAGCAGAACAGGGAAAATATAATGGCATGTCACGATGTTATATAAATACCAAGAAGGTTAAAAATTGCTGgacttttctttttgaacaGTACTGAAAACTGCCCATTAACCCCATTATGCCTCTAAATAAACTTACCATTATTTCTGTGTATTCCGTTAGCTTTGAGTCTTCAATCTGCTTATTTGCTTTCTGTAATAAATCTTTCAAGAAGCtctgttaaaataaatagagTTAAAAGGTGAATTTTTATCTACTTACTTGACTTGCTAACTTCAGATTAAAGTAATGGGAAATACTACTTTACTTCCACTTTAGTATTTACTACTGAAGTTCCAaataagtaggaaaaaaaaagttattaacaGCTAAGAGTATATGTTTCTTTTGGTAAGTTCTAGAATattgaattttatttggaaaaagtAACTAATAAAACTTCCTGCATTGTATGCCATTTGTTGTATTGTGAATTTGGAAAAAAGTTTGGCTTGCAAGTATCCTGCTTCTTAATATGCACTATCAGTAAACTAAACTAATTAACCTTGGGTCTCCTTGAAAACTTGTATGCCTAATCACTTCTTGCAGCATCTGAACAATTTTACAGAAAAGATCAATGATTAATTGAGTTTTGTCCTTGCCTATGGCATTACCTGATGCTAGAAGTGAACATCGCTTCTTCctactttgtattttaaatgtgtgCAGCCAATTTCAATGCATTTTTGAATGAGAGTTTGATGTCACATGACTTGAAACACCAgccatttttacttttaaaaataagattgtTTCCACCCATTCCatgttttaaatttctgtaCTAGATCTGtgacagcaaaaaaaaggaagataccAAATTGTAAAGCAAGGGCATTACAAGACCTGATGAAGGACCTAATTCGTGTCATCAGCTGGAGTGTCATTATCCTTGCAGAATTTTCCCTTGTAGAAAATGGGAGAGCTTATAAGAAAATATGCTTGCATTCCTGGACCTGAGTGCAACCATGTCAATAATGGTATGACTAACACTCCCCAACATTATACAATGTTCTTGTATAATGAAGAACACGACTGAAATGTTGTGAATGGATGTTTCAGAAACATGTTTATTGTGTGCTTCAATTGAAAATAGAACTGGAAGGGAAATTAAAAGGCTATTCAGTTCATGTGTCAAGAAAGGATTCTATCTATCTAAACTTCCTGAATTAGTCTCTGATCTGAGCTATTGCCAAACAGTTCCTAAATACAGGCAGTGATGAAGAGTCTGCCTCCCCCTTAGACAACATACTCTACTGCCATTACTATTGTTAGAAAGTTTCTTGATTTCCAGCTTAAATTTCACTTACAAAGTTGTAAGTGGGTGTACTCCTCCCATAGCAAatacttaaaaatgtttttgcttgCCAAGAAATACTgatctaaaaataaaagtggaCATTTATGTcttattttcagtgttaaaaTGACCTCTTTCTCTGAGGCAAATGAAACCTCACAGCACAAGAGAGATTAGTTTAGAGATTCAGTTAAAATGCCTTCATTTTTCAGCTGGCCCTCAATCAACCCTgccttttaaaatctattttaaaatatagcagTCAGCAGGCATCATCTAACAGCTGGAGAGTTCTCAAGTGCTACCTTTTCCTGATCCTGCAACTTTAAAAACACTGGCCTGGTGCAACCAGTCAGCAGAAGAATGGGCTTGTCTGCCTGAGGGTTACCCTAAGCTTAGATCCTCAGCAAATGTCACACAGATATCAAactcagaaagggaaaaggaaaaaaaaaaaaagtgaattttctgtCATGGATTTCTTTTCTGAGCAGAAGAACAGGAAAGATTTTGAACAATTTGATCTCCTgatgctttatttaaaacttaCATCACTCTTCTTTATACCACATATGGACAAACTAGTCCAAATAAGATGAATGAACACAGATAGTTCTCTTGCTATGAATTGCTTTGATTCCTTTGAATGTAAAGCTACAATAATGAATCAAATGCAGTTGAACTGTGAAAAATGGCACCTTTCTACTGAAAAAGCTTTTGTATATGAGTATCTCTGCTatgaagaaaggcagagagaattGGGACGCTTAagcttggagaagaggagcACATCAGGAGAACATCATCAAAGTATATAAATACTTCAAGAGAGGGTGCAAAGAGGATGGAGCTAGGCTACTGACAGGACCAGAGACAATGGTGACAAAGTGAAACACAAAATGTTCCCTCTGAGCATCAGGAAACACATTTTCACTGCAAGGATGacacagcactggcacaggttgcccatGGAGGCTGTAGAGTCTTCATTCTTGGTGACATGCGAAGGCCATCTGAACAAGGTCCTGGGCAACTGCTCTGGGTGGTATTGCTTGAGCAGaggggttggaccagatgacctccagaggttcCTAACAACCACCCTGTGTTTCTGTGACACTAACTCAGCATCAGCAAATTAATGTTGGTTGTATGACTAGGGAAATAAAATCACTCTTGTTTCAAGATTTCTTAACTGTGCAAGGCTGAGATGCCTAATGGGGTAACCTTGATTCTGCTCTTATTTGTGTATATTAAAGCCGATACCAAAATCCTACTAGGTTAAGcaagcagaggcagcacaattCCATTTTGTTAGTCTAACAGTATTAGAGTTAGGAAATTGTAGGGTTACATGGTACTTGAGACAGAATCAACTGATCAACTGTCCAGCAGCATAGTGATTAATAGTAGTGATGctcttaagaaaaaacaaaccaaagcagctcttttccctaagagaccagaaaaaaaaaaaaataaaaaaaccaaaacccaacatAGCTGTTAGAGAGACTAATCTTGCTTAATCTTTCTTACTTCTGAGCTACCTGGTACCCTAAGTCATTTGATACCAACACTTACCTGAATTAAAACATGGCTTAAAAAACATTGATCAGATTAGAGTTTcactttaaataatttactgGTGA belongs to Vidua macroura isolate BioBank_ID:100142 chromosome 1, ASM2450914v1, whole genome shotgun sequence and includes:
- the CALB1 gene encoding calbindin, which translates into the protein MTAETHLQGVEISAAQFFEIWHHYDSDGNGFMDGKELQNFIQELQQARKKAGLDLTPEMKAFVDQYGKSTDGKIGIVELAQVLPTEENFLLFFRCQQLKSSEDFMQTWRKYDSDHSGFIDSEELKSFLKDLLQKANKQIEDSKLTEYTEIMLRMFDANNDGKLELTELARLLPVQENFLIKFQGVKMCAKEFNNAFEMYDQDGNGYIDENELDALLKDLCEKNKKELDITNLATYKKSIMALSDGGKLYRAELALILCAEEN